The uncultured Desulfobulbus sp. genome window below encodes:
- a CDS encoding pentapeptide repeat-containing protein: MRHVFLPTLLGLLLLSGCAPTTVDSLIEQNDGHRLLGAEVMELVQGNTLQLRAFNEDAHLYFAPSGKIFAGSDHSTDTDKGRWDVSEGGDLCFRMDSWWYGDLRCFSVYATGSKDFRLATDNGMLRYRVLMEQGDSQSRFVPEDTRQRSLLKRPKKEKVQLDSNQKPRKATLIEESGSSTFAGQDTEATLSFMAQNCPGCNFAGVDLGRAELIGANLAGANLQGANLSMANLRRANLANANLQKATLVYTNLPGADLRGADLRGANLKGANLIKADLTGAKLKGANLSEVLKEGTQGL; the protein is encoded by the coding sequence ATGCGACACGTTTTCCTTCCGACGCTGCTCGGCCTTCTGCTCCTTTCAGGATGTGCCCCGACAACGGTGGATTCTCTGATTGAACAGAACGATGGGCACAGACTGCTTGGCGCTGAAGTCATGGAGCTGGTCCAGGGAAATACGCTGCAGCTCCGGGCGTTCAATGAAGATGCCCACCTCTATTTCGCACCTTCGGGGAAAATTTTTGCAGGAAGCGACCACAGTACTGATACTGATAAAGGCCGATGGGATGTCAGCGAAGGAGGCGACCTCTGTTTTCGCATGGACAGCTGGTGGTATGGAGATCTTCGCTGTTTCAGCGTCTATGCCACCGGGAGTAAAGACTTTCGACTTGCCACAGATAATGGCATGTTGCGATATCGCGTACTCATGGAACAGGGAGATAGCCAGTCACGTTTTGTCCCTGAAGACACACGCCAGAGAAGTTTACTCAAACGCCCCAAGAAAGAAAAGGTACAGCTCGATTCCAATCAGAAACCAAGAAAAGCAACGCTGATTGAAGAGAGTGGTTCCAGTACATTTGCAGGACAGGATACCGAAGCGACCCTTTCCTTTATGGCTCAAAATTGTCCCGGTTGTAACTTTGCGGGGGTGGATCTGGGGCGCGCAGAACTTATCGGGGCCAACCTGGCCGGAGCAAATCTACAGGGCGCCAACTTGAGCATGGCTAATCTGCGCCGGGCCAACCTGGCAAATGCCAACCTGCAAAAGGCCACTCTGGTGTATACCAATCTCCCCGGAGCCGACCTGCGGGGAGCGGATCTCCGCGGAGCCAACCTCAAAGGAGCCAACCTGATCAAAGCGGATCTCACCGGAGCAAAGCTCAAAGGGGCAAATCTCAGCGAGGTTCTCAAGGAAGGCACTCAAGGCCTCTGA